Sequence from the Pseudomonas sp. 7SR1 genome:
GTGGAAACCACCCTGATCCTGCCGATGCTCAAGGACTACAGCATCCCGCTGGGCGCCGGCTTCATCGTGCTGACCTACCTGGTGATCGTCGGTTCCAGCAACGCGGTCAACCTCACCGACGGCCTCGACGGCCTGGCGATCATGCCCACGGTCATGGTCGGCGGCGCGCTGGGGATCTTCTGCTACCTGTCGGGTAACGTGAAATTCGCCGAATACCTGCTGATTCCCTACGTACCGGGGGCGGGTGAGTTGATCGTGTTCTGTGGCGCCCTGATCGGTGCCGGCCTGGGCTTCTTGTGGTTCAACACCTACCCGGCGCAAGTCTTCATGGGCGACGTCGGCGCCCTGGCGCTGGGCGCGGCCCTGGGCACCATCGCCGTCATCGTTCGCCAGGAAATCGTCCTGTTCATCATGGGCGGCGTGTTCGTGATGGAGACCCTGTCAGTCGTCATTCAGGTTGCTTCCTTTAAATTGACCGGCCGCCGCGTATTCCGCATGGCACCGATCCACCACCACTTTGAACTCAAGGGCTGGCCCGAGCCACGCGTGATCGTCCGTTTCTGGATCATCACCGTGATCCTGGTGCTGATCGGCCTTGCCACCCTGAAACTGAGGTAGAACGAGTGTCCCTGATCGCTTCTGACCACTTCCGCATCGTTGTCGGCCTCGGCAAGAGCGGCATGTCCCTGGTTCGCTTCCTGGCGAACCGGGGCGTGTCGTTTGCCGTGGCCGATACGCGGGAGAATCCACCTGAGCTTGCGACGTTGCGTCGCGACTATCCGCAGGTGGACGTGCGTTGTGGCGAGCTGGACGTCGAGTTCCTGTGCCGCGCCGATGAGCTCTACGTGAGTCCCGGCCTGGCCCTGGCGACGCCGGCCCTGCAGGCGGCCGCTGCCCGTGGCGTGAAATTGTCCGGTGACATCGAGCTGTTCGCCCGCAACGCCAAGGCGCCGATCGTTG
This genomic interval carries:
- the mraY gene encoding phospho-N-acetylmuramoyl-pentapeptide-transferase, with translation MLLLLAEYLQQFHKGFAVFQYLTLRGILGVLTALSLSLFLGPWMIRTLQNLQIGQSVRNDGPQSHLSKSGTPTMGGALILSSIGISTLLWADLANRYVWVVLLVTLLFGAIGWVDDYRKVIEKNSRGLPSRWKYFWQSVFGLCAAIFLYMTAASPVETTLILPMLKDYSIPLGAGFIVLTYLVIVGSSNAVNLTDGLDGLAIMPTVMVGGALGIFCYLSGNVKFAEYLLIPYVPGAGELIVFCGALIGAGLGFLWFNTYPAQVFMGDVGALALGAALGTIAVIVRQEIVLFIMGGVFVMETLSVVIQVASFKLTGRRVFRMAPIHHHFELKGWPEPRVIVRFWIITVILVLIGLATLKLR